The Clostridia bacterium DNA window TTTTTTTTCAGGCAAATCCTCCCCAAGAGGTGCTTTAAAATAACCTTTACTTTCCCAAACTTGATACCATTTTTCCTCCACACCATGTGGATCATATGTTGTAGGTAATTGTTTAGGCAAAACTTTTCCCTCCTTTAAAACATAATAAATCCTTCACATCCCCAAAAGGACGGAAGGATTTTTATTCCGCGGTACCACCTTTTTTCTGTTTTAGAAACAAAACAGCTCTCAACAAGCGATAACGGGCTTACCCGGTGATCCCTACTTAAATTTCAAAATCACACCTCCAGAACGACTAGGCAGCTACCCTGACAAATCTCTCAACCTAAGGATTTATCTCTCTGTTGGGCTTTACGAGCCTTCCTTTCCTTCAACGGCACTTTAATTTTTATCTTACAGATTTGCCCCTTCTTTGTCAAACCTAAAATATTTTGACATCTAGGCTTGAATTGTTTATAATATAGGCACAATTATAGTCAATTGCCAGAGGGGGATTGCAAATGCTTCAAAAACTAAATGTTCATTTAACAAACCTTTTTCAACGTGCTCAAAACTATAATTTAAATAACAACATTGCTCAAATAGCTAGAAAAGGCAAAAATCCCAAGCTCGACCAAGCCTATAATCAAATCATGATTAAGATTAGCGACTTTTGGGGAGCAAAATTACCGTCAGAAAGTGAAATCCAAACCCTACTTCAGAAATGGCATAATTTTTTCAATGCCACCCAAGACCAAAATTATCGACAAATCAGCATGATAATTAAAAAAGATGTTTTTGGAGAACTACACCAAATGCGGGTAGTTCTTAATGATTTAAAATTAAACACCCTTCCAGGACGCAATCTACTTTTTAGTGATGAAAAAAAGGAACCTATTCCAATTAAGCGAGAAGAATTTATAGAAATTCTTGTAAAAGAAATTAATCGCGGTGAAAAAATAATGACTGAACTCAAAGAATATGCAAATCTTTCCTTAAGGGCCCGCAATAGTTATTTTGCTTCCTTTAATGAACAAGCTACTTATTCCTATTTTGTAGATCTAAAGGATTGCCAAAAACTAGCATATTATTTAGGAAAACTAGAGAACAACAATTTACAGCATCAGGGATTAAAAAACCTAGCCTGCATCATGGCCCAATTAAACCTGCCGCTAAAGGAAAGATATCTAAATCAAATAACTAGAGTAGAAAAAGAGTTAACTAACAAACGAAAAGAACAAATCTTAACACAAAGAAGGTAAACAGAAAAAACTGAGCTTTACCGCTTACAAAGTGCTTGGACTAATATTTATCGATTTAATACCGCAAAATAGGGGAGACTCTATTAGGTTTAAAAGAAAACAAAGAGGGAAGATAAACCTAACCCCGTAGTGCACAGCATTACGGGGTTGAATCTTCCTCCTCAACAGCCTCTTTTATTTTTTTTCTAACCAAAAATCTACTAAAATAACCACCGACAAGCCCCCAGAGAGACCAGACAAATAATTGTCTGCCTAAAGTCAGCCAGGAATAAAATTCTGGAGCAATTTCTAGATTAATAATTAGCCCCAAAAGTCCCAATAAAACTCCTACCCAAAGACCGTGCAACCAAGCGGTCTTTTTTACTTTACTACCAGCAATAATTCCCCCCAAAAGAACACCACTAATCCCCAATAAGTAGATTAAAAATTCCAGATGATAAACTGTGGCCGAACTATAAAACACCCAAAGAATCATCAAAAAACCGCCAATCAGCCAACAGGCCAAGGCAGTAACCATACCTAACCAAATTGCCGTTAATTCAACTTTTAACCAATGCTTCATCAAACCTCACCATTATAGCTTATGCCTAAAAACCCTGCCTATGTCAGTTATATTTTAAAAAATCCCAGACTATATATAAAGAAAAGGGGGTGGTAAAAATTGCGAACCCGTTTTCTTTTATTATTACTCTGCTGCCTAATTTTAATAGGCTGCTTACCCCGGAAAATGACCCCACCGGAAAAACCCCCTGGTAAAATTACACTTATTTATACTCAGGACTCTTTATTATATCTACCATTATATGCAGTACTTAAAAAAAATTATGATAAAAAACATAATTTTAATCTAAAACTGCAAAAAGTAGACACCTTTACATTTTCGGAGGAAACCGCGGAACATTTACTCTATTTAGGTGGACCAGAAGAAGTTTTTTATGGCTATCAACAAGAAAAGAAACTGGGCATTCTAAGTAAAATCGCTGCACAAAGCGGGCACCTACTCCTTTCCCGCAGTTCCCAAGAAACTTCTTGGCCGGAAATGAAAAATCGCGTAATTATTAGTGCCGGTAGTGGTAAACTCGCTTCCCTAGCATTGGAATATACTTTACGCAAACATAATTTAAAACCTTTTTTAGACCTTCACCTCATTAATAATTTGCCCGAAAAATTACGTCCTGCAGTTTTTCAAAGCGGCAGCGGACAATTTATTTTAATTGAAGAACCTGAGGCCACTTTATTGGAACAAGCTAAAGCTGGTTTTGTAATTAAAAGCATAGCCCAAGAAGTAAACAATCTGCCCACAGTATTTTTTACCACCAAAAAACAATATTTCCCTGAAACAGATCAAGCCTTTAATTTAGCCTTACAAGCAGGTTTAGAATTAATTGCTCAACAAACCCCGGAAGAAATTGCCAACTGGGCAGTAGAGTTTTTTCCGGGGTCGAGCGAAAAAACATTAATCCGCGGGATTTGCCGTTATAAAACACTGGGATGTTGGCCAACCACCCCAGAAATAACCAGTCAGGAATTAAAAGTTATTCAACAACTCCTTTTAGAGACCAAGGAACTAACAGCCCCCTTACCATTAGCTGAATTATTGTTACCCAAATCTTGAGCCAAAGCCGAAAGGACGGCTACCCGAACAATAATACCCAATAATTTTTGCCGTTCATCTAATACCGCCAAAGGGTATTTAGCTGTGGAGGCTGCCGGAAGTAAATCTTCCACATAAGTTTCCGGAGAAGTCCGGAAATAATCTTGGGAAAGAATTTCCGCCAGCCGCTTTTTCCTGCGAGCGGCTTTAATAGCATCATCAATAGTTACCAAACCAGATAATCTTCTTTGTTCATCTACAACAAAAACACTGGAGATACCCGCATTTTTCATTTCTTTAATTGCTACCTTAGGACCATCTTTAATAGAAACTAATGCACCAGGTCTCAACATAATATGCTTAGCCTGCAAAACCTTGGTTTTATCTACATCCTGAACAAAACTGGTAATATAGTCATTACGCGGGTGTGTAAGAATTTCTTCCGGTGTACCAATTTGAACAATATTTCCTTCCCGCATTACCGCAACCCGATCACCCAATTTAAAGGCTTCGTTAATATCATGAGTAATAAAAACGATTGTCTTTTTGAACTTAGCCTGAATATCTAAAAGCTCTAACTGCATTTCTCGACGAATTAAAGGATCTAAAGCACTAAATGGTTCATCCATTAATAAAATATGGGGATCATTAGCCAAAGCACGGGCTAAACCTACACGCTGACACATTCCACCACTTAACTGACTGGGATATTTATCACCCCAACCTTTTAGACCTACTGCTTCTAAAGTTTTTTGAGCAATGGCAGTACGTTCTTCAGCAGGAACACCGCGTATTTCTAAACCATATTCCACATTACCCAAAACTGTACGGTGCGTAAACAAGCCAAAATGTTGAAAAACCATGGCTACTTTTTTTTGCCTAAATTCCCTTAATTCCTGATGTTTATAATTAACAATATTAACACCATCAATATAAATTTTCCCGGCAGTGGGTTCATTTAATAAATTTAAGCAGCGCAATAAAGTTGATTTACCACAGCCAGAAAGACCCATTATGACAAAAAACTCCTCTTCTTTTACATCAAAAGAAATATTGCTGATCCCTACCGTATTACCGGTTTCCTTTAAAATTTTTGCTTTGGATTCACCTTTTTCTAATCTTTTTAATACTGCTTTCGGATTTCGTCCAAATACTTTAGTTAAATTCTCCACTTTTATTTTTACAGTCATTTTCAATCACCCTTTTTTACTTACTGTTCCGGTATTTGGTAGCGATCAACTATTCCTTGTGAAATACGGTCAACAATTATGGCTAGAATAACAATACTTAAACCAGCATCAAAAGCCCGGGCGATCTGAATCCTGCCAATACCTGCCAAGACTTCATAACCTAAACCTTCCACCCCGATCATAGAAGCAATTACAACCATGGAAAGAGCCATCATCGTAGTTTGATTGATACCAGTCATGATTGTAGGTAAAGCTTGTGGTAACTGCACCTTAATTAAAGTTTGCCCTGGTGAAGAGCCAAAAGCATAAGCTGCCTCTACCATTTCTTGTGGTACACTGCGAATACCTAAATTCGTCAATCTTATTATCGGTGGAAGAGCATAAATAATGGTAGCAAAGACAGCCGGTACCATACCTAAACCAAAAAACATCATCGCCGGAATAAGATAAACAAAACTGGGCATTGTCTGCATGGCATCCAGAATTGGCTTCATTATTAATTCAATTCTTCGACTATAGGACATGGCAATTCCAGTAGGCAAACCCAAAAGTAGTGCTAAAAATACCGAAGTCAAAACTACAGCCAGAGTAGTCATGGTTAATTCCCAAAGACCAAAAACCCCGATTAGGGATAAAGACAAACCATAAAGAATTCCCGCTTTTACATTTTTATAGCGCCAACCCAAAAGAAAAACGAAAAGCACTAGAACCCACCATGGTAACCAGTGCAAAAAAGACTCCACCTTCAACAAACATACTGAAATTACTTGTCGCAGTATCTCAAAAAACTCCAGACAATTATCCAGAAGCCATTTTACAATTCTTTCTACATACGGACCAAATCGAAAACTAATACTTTCTGGAAATGTTTGCATAAATTAAGTTAGTTGCTGTTTAAAAAACAGCAACTATTATCACCTCTCTTTTTTACTTATAATACAGCTTCTACTTTAGCCACTACATCCTGGGGTACCCACTCAGTCCATAAATCACGATTTTCTTTTAAGAACCAACGTGCAGTAGCCCGCGGTGTAGCTCCTGCTTCTTCCATATAAGCCAAGGCCTCATTAGTTAAAACCGCACTTGTTTCATAATTTTTTAGAAACTCAACAACTTCCGGCACACGCTGAGCCAAACTTTTATGCACACAAACCGTTACCGGTACCGCTGGAAAAGCACATTGATAACCATTTTCCCATTTTAGTTCATCAAATTCCGGTTCTTCGATAAAAGTTAAATCATATTTACCCATGATCCATTCAGGTTCCCAATAAAAACCCAACCAAGGTTCACCTTTTTCAATGGCTCCTACCATGGAGGCAGCCAAAGCAGTCCCAGAACCGGGACGGAAAAGATTATAGGTATCTGTTAACCCATAATTTCTTACTTTTTGACTAACAATTTCATCTGCTGCCCAATCAGGAATGGCCCCATAAATTCTACCCTTATTTTTATCCTCGGGGTCGCGGAATACTTGCCAATATTGCGGCAAATCATTGATTGTTTTCAAATCAGGAGCCAAAGGTTTAATTCCCCTTGCCTGATCACCTTTGATTACATAAGTGGGAACATAAAATCCCTGCCGATTATCATCAAAATTAATAGCTAGTTCTAAGATATCACCATTATCTAAGGCTTCTTCATACATAGTTAAATTATCTGTCCAAACTTCCATATAAACATCAAGATCACCACGTCTTAAACCTTCAAAAGCTACAATGGT harbors:
- a CDS encoding TIGR04086 family membrane protein; its protein translation is MKHWLKVELTAIWLGMVTALACWLIGGFLMILWVFYSSATVYHLEFLIYLLGISGVLLGGIIAGSKVKKTAWLHGLWVGVLLGLLGLIINLEIAPEFYSWLTLGRQLFVWSLWGLVGGYFSRFLVRKKIKEAVEEEDSTP
- a CDS encoding glycine betaine/L-proline ABC transporter ATP-binding protein, translated to MTVKIKVENLTKVFGRNPKAVLKRLEKGESKAKILKETGNTVGISNISFDVKEEEFFVIMGLSGCGKSTLLRCLNLLNEPTAGKIYIDGVNIVNYKHQELREFRQKKVAMVFQHFGLFTHRTVLGNVEYGLEIRGVPAEERTAIAQKTLEAVGLKGWGDKYPSQLSGGMCQRVGLARALANDPHILLMDEPFSALDPLIRREMQLELLDIQAKFKKTIVFITHDINEAFKLGDRVAVMREGNIVQIGTPEEILTHPRNDYITSFVQDVDKTKVLQAKHIMLRPGALVSIKDGPKVAIKEMKNAGISSVFVVDEQRRLSGLVTIDDAIKAARRKKRLAEILSQDYFRTSPETYVEDLLPAASTAKYPLAVLDERQKLLGIIVRVAVLSALAQDLGNNNSANGKGAVSSLVSKRSC
- a CDS encoding proline/glycine betaine ABC transporter permease, translated to MQTFPESISFRFGPYVERIVKWLLDNCLEFFEILRQVISVCLLKVESFLHWLPWWVLVLFVFLLGWRYKNVKAGILYGLSLSLIGVFGLWELTMTTLAVVLTSVFLALLLGLPTGIAMSYSRRIELIMKPILDAMQTMPSFVYLIPAMMFFGLGMVPAVFATIIYALPPIIRLTNLGIRSVPQEMVEAAYAFGSSPGQTLIKVQLPQALPTIMTGINQTTMMALSMVVIASMIGVEGLGYEVLAGIGRIQIARAFDAGLSIVILAIIVDRISQGIVDRYQIPEQ
- a CDS encoding ABC transporter substrate-binding protein translates to MPKNKRLNWLLIAVLVGILLLGAACGKNESTTGGAKGEAKLVFADAGWDSIKFHNEVARLIVEEGYGYQTEIMPGTTIVAFEGLRRGDLDVYMEVWTDNLTMYEEALDNGDILELAINFDDNRQGFYVPTYVIKGDQARGIKPLAPDLKTINDLPQYWQVFRDPEDKNKGRIYGAIPDWAADEIVSQKVRNYGLTDTYNLFRPGSGTALAASMVGAIEKGEPWLGFYWEPEWIMGKYDLTFIEEPEFDELKWENGYQCAFPAVPVTVCVHKSLAQRVPEVVEFLKNYETSAVLTNEALAYMEEAGATPRATARWFLKENRDLWTEWVPQDVVAKVEAVL